The window TTGTAAAGAGTCGACCTGAGGCATCTGGCTTCGTGTTCCTTAGGTCAGCTCGACGATAGCCATCTCAGCGTTGTCGCCGCGACGGCTGACGGTTCGGAGGATACGAGTGTACCCGCCATTACGATCGCCATAGCGCTCTGCTGCCGCATCAAACAAGGCATGCACGAGTTGCTTGTCATACAAATACCCTAGGGCGCGACGGCGGGCATCCAAAGAGCCATCCTTCGCCAATGTGATCATCCGATCCGCTTCAGAGCGCACCGCTTTAGCCCGTGCCTTTGTCGTCGTGATCCGACCGTTGCGAATCAACTCTGTTGTGAGCGATCGCAACAAAGCACGACGCTGATCAGCGGGCTTACCCAGCTTTGGAATCCGGCAACCGTGACGCATTGTGACTCCCCTCCAATGAGACAACTGAACAAGAAAAATCCGAAGCATGTTGCCTCGGAAACTTTCTCCTAGCAAATCTGCTAGGAACGATAGCCTTTCTAAGAAGGCTTAGCGGACTTCTCAGCAGGCAGCGTAATTCCCAAACGCTGTTGAAGTGCTTCAATAACTTCTTCCGCCGATTTCTGACCAAAATTCTTGATCTCTAAAAGATCTTCCTGGGTGAAATCAAGTAAGTCCGCAACTGAATTCACCTGGGCCCGCTTGAGGCAGTTGTAAGCTCTCACAGAGAGCTGTAATTCCTCGATCGGGATGTGATTGGTCGGATCTTCTTCTTTGGCTTCTTCATCCGGCTTGGGTTCCAACGTTACATCCTTCAGTGGATTAAACAAGGAAACCAAGATTGATGCAGCCTCACTCATCGCCTGTTGGGGGGTGAGGCTCCCATTCGTTGAGACCTCAATGATGAGGCGATCTTTCTGCAAAGACCCGCCCACAATGACGTCCTCAACGGTGTAGTTGACCTTTCTGACCGGCATGAAGATAGCATCGATTTGCATGAAATCTAATGCTGCGGTTTCGTCATGCCCGCGATCAACAGCGCGATACCCTTGCCCCTGTTCAATGCGAAACTCCATCTCTAGGGTATGGCCCTCTGCAACTGAGGCAACATACTGCTCTGGGTTGATCACCTCAACCTCAGACGGCAGGTCGAAATGCCCCGCAGTTACCTTAGCTGGCCCTTGAATGATCAACCGCCCTATCTGAGGCTGAGAAGAATAACTCTTCAGGACAATCTCCTTCATATTAAGAAGAATATCCAGTACGTCCTCACGAACTCCAGGAACTGTAGAGAACTCATGGGTAGCCCCCGCAATTCTTACAGCTGTAATTGCGGCACCATCTAAGTTAGATAACAATACTCGCCTTAGAGC is drawn from Leptolyngbya sp. SIO1E4 and contains these coding sequences:
- a CDS encoding DNA-directed RNA polymerase subunit alpha, with protein sequence MAQFQVECVESSIGDDQSYFSRFVIEPLERSQGITVGNALRRVLLSNLDGAAITAVRIAGATHEFSTVPGVREDVLDILLNMKEIVLKSYSSQPQIGRLIIQGPAKVTAGHFDLPSEVEVINPEQYVASVAEGHTLEMEFRIEQGQGYRAVDRGHDETAALDFMQIDAIFMPVRKVNYTVEDVIVGGSLQKDRLIIEVSTNGSLTPQQAMSEAASILVSLFNPLKDVTLEPKPDEEAKEEDPTNHIPIEELQLSVRAYNCLKRAQVNSVADLLDFTQEDLLEIKNFGQKSAEEVIEALQQRLGITLPAEKSAKPS
- the rplQ gene encoding 50S ribosomal protein L17 is translated as MRHGCRIPKLGKPADQRRALLRSLTTELIRNGRITTTKARAKAVRSEADRMITLAKDGSLDARRRALGYLYDKQLVHALFDAAAERYGDRNGGYTRILRTVSRRGDNAEMAIVELT